The following proteins come from a genomic window of Gimesia chilikensis:
- a CDS encoding RNA polymerase sigma factor, whose protein sequence is MQQPPDDVFSDDSSQDLSLFAESVLEEMQSTISPRFEHLWDRFHQVLKDYVERRISPQLQPHVGASDILQSAFLSLWRRLEDSSKPPLTDQDDLWGFLMTIARRKLARRWRQIQTQKRGAGNVITATDYTSSTSGAAFEEIFYEEVNQQLKLELEEASDRLDVECQTIISMKLTGMTNAEIANELKCSIRRIERKNNLIRKAFTDAEADSTIIAES, encoded by the coding sequence ATGCAGCAACCACCAGACGACGTGTTCTCTGATGACTCTTCGCAGGACCTCTCGCTATTCGCGGAAAGTGTGCTGGAAGAGATGCAATCCACCATCTCGCCTCGCTTTGAGCATCTCTGGGATCGATTTCATCAGGTCCTGAAAGACTACGTGGAACGCCGGATTTCGCCTCAACTGCAACCGCATGTCGGTGCCAGCGATATTCTGCAAAGCGCGTTTCTCAGCCTGTGGAGAAGACTGGAAGATTCTTCGAAACCACCCCTCACCGACCAGGATGACCTCTGGGGATTTCTGATGACCATCGCCCGCCGCAAACTCGCCAGACGCTGGCGACAGATTCAGACGCAGAAACGGGGAGCCGGAAATGTGATTACGGCGACTGACTATACCAGCTCCACTTCAGGAGCTGCATTTGAAGAGATTTTCTACGAGGAAGTCAATCAGCAGCTCAAACTGGAACTGGAAGAAGCCTCTGACCGGCTTGATGTGGAATGCCAGACCATTATCTCCATGAAGCTGACCGGCATGACCAATGCCGAAATCGCAAACGAATTGAAGTGCAGCATCCGACGTATCGAACGTAAAAACAACCTGATCCGCAAAGCATTCACGGACGCCGAGGCTGATTCCACTATCATCGCCGAAAGTTGA
- a CDS encoding arylsulfatase, protein MIPASPLRKIFRFTTLLVVSGILLPSVIPTAQAAPATRPNIVLIMADDLGFSDLGCYGSEIKTPNLDQMANEGLRFKRFYNAGRCCPTRASLMTGLYPHQAGMGWMNRNDNLPGYQGELGKNCVSIAEVLSAADYRCYHVGKWHLTYRMREANENWPLGRGFDRAYGTGGGGNYFAPRPLYEDNQLIKPPKTGYYITDAFSDRAVDYLKDHAEQHKAEPFFMYLAYTAPHFPLHALPEDIARYKGQYRGGWDALRKQRHQRMQQLGLINCPLSPRDPDAQAWDSLSEKEREEWDLRMAVYAAMVTSMDRGIGQVLKQIDQMGQKDNTLVLFLSDNGASAEYIDRGHQPGAITGTRESFRCAEVGWANSSNTPFRFHKMWVHEGGISTPLIVRWPDQIQQTGGWTNQVGHIIDVMATCVDISGAKYPATKNNQAVFPYEGNSLLPTFQHPETTKSRMLYWEHEGNKAIRQGDWKLVKENGHKWELYDLSQDRSELQNLVKSEPQRVETMSREWDAWAERVGVVPWDDLPPPGYRSKGPDFYRKK, encoded by the coding sequence ATGATTCCCGCATCGCCCCTCAGAAAGATATTCAGGTTCACGACCCTGCTTGTTGTCAGCGGCATACTGCTCCCCTCTGTCATTCCAACCGCTCAGGCCGCTCCCGCGACACGCCCGAATATTGTCCTGATCATGGCCGACGACCTCGGCTTCTCGGATCTCGGCTGCTACGGTTCGGAAATCAAAACACCCAACCTGGACCAGATGGCCAACGAAGGACTGCGATTCAAACGTTTCTACAACGCGGGACGCTGCTGTCCCACCCGGGCCTCGCTGATGACCGGCCTCTATCCGCACCAGGCAGGCATGGGCTGGATGAACCGCAACGATAACCTTCCCGGCTACCAGGGAGAACTGGGCAAGAATTGCGTCAGTATCGCCGAGGTCCTCTCCGCCGCCGACTATCGCTGTTATCACGTCGGCAAATGGCACCTGACCTATCGTATGCGGGAAGCCAATGAGAACTGGCCTCTGGGCAGAGGCTTTGACCGCGCCTATGGCACCGGCGGTGGGGGCAATTATTTCGCACCGCGTCCGCTCTATGAAGACAATCAGCTGATCAAACCACCCAAAACGGGTTACTACATTACTGATGCCTTCAGCGACCGCGCGGTCGACTATTTGAAAGATCACGCTGAGCAGCACAAAGCAGAACCTTTCTTCATGTATCTCGCTTATACGGCCCCTCACTTCCCGTTGCACGCACTTCCGGAAGACATCGCCCGTTATAAAGGACAGTATCGGGGCGGCTGGGATGCTCTTCGCAAACAACGACACCAGCGCATGCAGCAACTCGGGCTGATCAACTGCCCGCTCTCCCCACGTGATCCCGATGCCCAAGCCTGGGACAGTCTCTCGGAAAAAGAGCGCGAGGAATGGGATCTGCGCATGGCCGTCTATGCAGCCATGGTGACCAGCATGGATCGAGGCATCGGCCAGGTCCTGAAGCAAATTGACCAGATGGGCCAGAAAGACAATACCCTCGTGCTGTTTCTCTCCGACAATGGCGCGAGCGCTGAATACATCGACCGGGGACACCAGCCCGGCGCGATCACCGGCACCCGGGAATCGTTCCGCTGTGCTGAGGTCGGCTGGGCCAACAGCAGTAACACCCCCTTCCGCTTCCACAAAATGTGGGTGCACGAAGGGGGCATCTCCACGCCCCTCATCGTCCGCTGGCCCGACCAGATTCAGCAGACCGGAGGCTGGACCAACCAGGTAGGACACATTATTGATGTAATGGCGACCTGCGTTGACATCTCCGGTGCGAAATATCCCGCCACCAAAAATAATCAGGCCGTTTTCCCTTACGAAGGCAACAGCCTGCTCCCCACGTTTCAGCATCCGGAAACAACAAAGTCCCGCATGCTTTACTGGGAACACGAAGGTAACAAAGCCATTCGCCAGGGGGACTGGAAACTGGTAAAAGAAAACGGTCACAAGTGGGAACTCTACGATCTGAGTCAGGACCGCAGCGAACTGCAGAATCTGGTGAAAAGCGAACCGCAGCGGGTGGAAACCATGTCCCGCGAATGGGATGCCTGGGCCGAACGTGTCGGCGTCGTTCCCTGGGACGATCTGCCTCCCCCCGGCTACAGAAGTAAGGGGCCGGACTTCTACCGCAAGAAATAA
- a CDS encoding UxaA family hydrolase, with amino-acid sequence MSTVASSPLLKLHPEDNIAIARNSVAENQECAITDTENVTARESIDLGHKVAIQPIAKGERIRKFGQVIGFATCDIEPGDWIHSHNLAAGELSLDYAFSSDVPAPPAPVEGRTFMGYRRPNGKAATRNYLAIISTVNCSATASKYIARELAQTSLADYPNIDGIIPLVHKGGCAMQYDGEDHHQLMRTLGGFAKHPNIGAYVILGLGCETGQGSFLSDNEGLVQLQNLKEPDPMEPLVLNIQDIGGIRKTVDYVSDVLKDYLPKVNNVVREPIPVSELILGTECGGSDGNSGVTANPALGIASDLLVAHGATSILGETSEIYGGEHLLTRRAITPEVGQKLIERIKWWEEYTGKFGVVIDNNPSPGNKRGGLTTIYEKSLGAIAKGGSTALRAVYRFAEPVTEKGFVIMDTPGYDPASVTGMVAGGANVVCFTTGRGSCFGCKPVPSIKISTNTPMFERMQDDMDLDAGRILNGTSVEEVGREIFELIIEVASGKKTKSEAQGIGDEEFCPWSIGPVL; translated from the coding sequence ATGTCCACAGTCGCCTCTTCGCCGTTACTGAAACTGCACCCGGAAGATAACATCGCCATCGCCCGTAATTCTGTGGCAGAAAACCAGGAATGTGCGATCACCGACACCGAGAACGTGACCGCCCGGGAAAGCATCGATCTGGGACACAAGGTCGCCATTCAGCCCATCGCGAAAGGGGAACGGATCCGTAAATTCGGTCAGGTCATCGGTTTCGCGACCTGCGACATCGAACCCGGCGACTGGATTCACAGCCACAACCTGGCAGCAGGCGAACTCAGCCTCGATTACGCGTTCTCCAGCGACGTCCCTGCACCGCCTGCACCTGTGGAGGGACGGACTTTCATGGGCTACCGCCGTCCGAACGGCAAAGCTGCCACTCGTAACTACCTGGCGATCATCAGTACCGTCAACTGTTCGGCCACCGCATCCAAGTACATCGCCCGGGAACTGGCCCAGACCTCACTGGCCGACTATCCCAATATTGATGGCATCATTCCCCTGGTCCATAAAGGGGGCTGTGCGATGCAGTATGATGGAGAAGACCACCATCAGCTGATGCGGACTCTGGGGGGATTTGCGAAGCATCCCAACATCGGCGCTTATGTTATTCTGGGTCTGGGTTGTGAAACGGGGCAAGGTTCTTTCCTCTCCGACAACGAAGGACTGGTCCAGTTGCAGAACCTGAAAGAGCCCGATCCCATGGAGCCGCTGGTCCTCAACATCCAGGATATCGGGGGGATCAGAAAGACCGTCGACTACGTTTCAGACGTGCTCAAGGACTATTTACCGAAGGTCAATAATGTCGTTCGGGAGCCAATCCCGGTTTCCGAGCTCATTCTGGGCACCGAATGCGGCGGCAGTGACGGGAACAGCGGCGTGACCGCGAACCCGGCCCTGGGAATCGCCAGCGACCTGCTCGTCGCTCACGGCGCGACCTCCATCCTGGGAGAAACCTCCGAAATCTATGGTGGCGAACACCTTCTGACACGTCGCGCCATCACGCCGGAAGTCGGTCAGAAACTGATCGAGCGGATTAAATGGTGGGAAGAATACACGGGCAAATTCGGCGTGGTGATCGATAACAACCCCTCACCGGGTAACAAAAGAGGTGGTCTGACCACGATTTATGAGAAATCACTGGGAGCCATCGCCAAGGGGGGCAGCACCGCGCTGCGAGCCGTCTACCGCTTTGCAGAACCGGTCACCGAAAAGGGTTTCGTCATTATGGATACCCCCGGCTACGACCCTGCTTCCGTCACCGGCATGGTGGCCGGAGGCGCGAATGTGGTCTGCTTTACCACAGGCCGGGGCAGCTGTTTTGGCTGTAAGCCAGTCCCCAGCATCAAAATCTCCACCAATACCCCTATGTTCGAACGCATGCAGGACGACATGGACCTCGACGCAGGTCGCATTCTGAACGGCACCTCAGTAGAAGAAGTGGGCCGCGAAATCTTCGAGTTAATCATCGAAGTCGCGAGTGGAAAAAAGACAAAAAGTGAGGCCCAGGGCATCGGTGATGAAGAATTTTGCCCCTGGAGTATTGGTCCGGTGCTCTGA